One segment of Macrotis lagotis isolate mMagLag1 chromosome 1, bilby.v1.9.chrom.fasta, whole genome shotgun sequence DNA contains the following:
- the DMWD gene encoding LOW QUALITY PROTEIN: dystrophia myotonica WD repeat-containing protein (The sequence of the model RefSeq protein was modified relative to this genomic sequence to represent the inferred CDS: deleted 2 bases in 1 codon), with product MGSRLPRRRRLLPRWAGPTPPHSPPIGMSLPGRRPRAPAGPAPPSDPSASVHPPEAAPLPQPGGRCPGDAPPLPARGGPAGGSGVGSRGPGARGRGRGAAEGRRGGRPKMAAGAEGGAGAGALGDCAEIKSQFRTREGFYKLLPGAEGAARRAGPAPAPGPASAAACAAPTAAPGPAPGPAPTAAGAASAAAAAAAAAAGAPSPPGPGPALPAVRLSLVRLGEPDPAAAAASGEPAGPAPAAGDRVCFNLGRELYFYPGGSGRRGSHRSIDLNKPIDKRIYKGTQPTCHDFNQYTAATETISLLVGFSAGQVQYLDLIKKDTSKLFNEERLIDKTKVTHLKWLPESESLFLASHASGHLYLYDVARPCGPAPPQYSLLKQGEGFAVYTAKGKAPRNPLAKWAVGEGPLNEFAFSPDGRHLACVSQDGCLRVFHFDSMLLRGLMKSYFGGLLCVCWSPDGRYVVTGGEDDLVTVWSFTEARVVARGHGHKSWVNAVAFDPYTTRSEEEPEEEGTASGSEREAGSLPRLPPPAVTYRFGSAGQDTQFCLWDLTEDVLYPRPPLARPRALAGSTEAAPVTPGPLPRSLSRSNSLPHPAVSGKGAGAGTGGTTEPGTPFSIGKFATLTLQERRDKGADKEHKRYHSLGNISRGSSGSGSSGDKVGGPAPRGRLDPAKVLGTALCPRIHEVPLLEPLVCKKIAQERLTVLLFLEDCIITACQEGLICTWARPGKAGLSSQPANSPSGTVV from the exons ATGGGCAGCCGGTTGCCAAGACGACGGCGGCTCCTCCCCCGCTGGGCCGGCCCCACACCCCCACACTCTCCCCCAATCGGGATGTCTCTGCCGGGACGACGCCCTCGGGCGCCCGCGGGCCCGGCCCCGCCCTCCGACCCGTCTGCTTCCGTCCATCCGCCAGAAGCCGCGCCTCTCCCCCAACCGGGAGGCCGTTGCCCAGGCGACGCCCCGCCCCTTCCGGCGAGAGGCGGGCCCGCGGGCGGAAGCGGCGTCGGGAGCCgcgggccgggggcgcgggggcgGGGGCGC GGCGCGGCGGAGGGGCGGAGGGGCGGCAGGCCCAAGATGGCGGCGGGCGCGGAGGGCGGCGCGGGCGCGGGGGCCCTGGGCGACTGCGCCGAGATCAAGTCGCAGTTCCGGACGCGCGAGGGCTTCTATAAGCTGCTGCCCGGCGCCGAGGGCGCGGCCCGACgggccggcccggccccggcccccggcccggccTCCGCCGCCGCCTGCGCGGCCCCGACcgcggccccgggcccggcccccggcccggccccgacCGCCGCGGGcgccgcctccgccgccgccgccgccgccgccgccgcggccggGGCCCCCTCCCCGCCCGGGCCGGGGCCCGCGCTGCCGGCCGTGCGCCTGAGCCTCGTGCGCCTGGGCGAGCCCgaccccgccgccgccgccgcctccgggGAGCCCGCCGGGCCGGCCCCGGCCGCCGGCGACCGCGTCTGCTTCAACCTGGGCCGGGAGCTCTACTTCTACCCGGGGGGCTCCGGGCGGCGGGGCAGCCACCGG TCCATCGATCTCAACAAGCCCATCGATAAACGGATCTACAAGGGCACCCAGCCTACATGTCACGACTTCAACCAGTACACTGCAGCCACCGAGACCATCTCCCTGCTGGTGGGCTTCTCAGCGGGCCAAGTCCAGTACCTGGACCTGATCAAAAAGGATACCAGCAAGCTCTTCAATGAGGAG AGGCTGATTGACAAGACCAAGGTGACCCACCTGAAGTGGCTCCCCGAGTCAGAGAGCCTGTTCCTGGCCTCCCATGCCAGTGGCCACCTCTACCTGTATGATGTGGCTCGCCCCTGTGGCCCCGCCCCACCCCAGTACAGCCTGCTCAAGCAGGGGGAGGGCTTCGCCGTCTATACTGCCAAGGGGAAGGCACCCCGAAACCCGCTGGCTAAGTGGGCTGTGGGGGAGGGCCCCCTGAACGAGTTTGCCTTCTCCCCGGATGGGCGACACTTGGCCTGCGTGAGCCAGGATGGCTGCCTACGTGTCTTCCACTTTGATTCCATGCTCCTCCGGGGCCTCATGAAGAGCTACTTTGGAGGCCTGCTCTGCGTCTGCTGGAGCCCTGATGGGCGGTATGTGGTAACTGGAGGCGAGGATGACCTGGTCACAGTGTGGTCCTTCACCGAGGCCCGAGTGGTAGCCCGAGGGCATGGCCACAAATCCTGGGTCAACGCTGTGGCCTTTGATCCCTATACCACAAGGAGCGAGGAGGAGCCAGAGGAGGAAGGGACCGCGAGCGGGAGCGAAAGAGAAGCGGGCTCCTTGCCCCGGCTGCCTCCCCCCGCCGTTACCTACCGATTTGGCTCTGCCGGCCAGGACACCCAGTTCTGCCTGTGGGACCTGACAGAGGACGTGCTCTACCCCCGGCCCCCGCTGGCACGGCCCCGGGCCCTGGCTGGCAGCACGGAAGCTGCTCCTGTCACCCCGGGGCCCCTTCCCCGATCTCTGTCCCGCTCTAATAGCCTCCCCCACCCCGCAGTGAGTGGAAAGGGGGCTGGAGCGGGCACAGGCGGGACGACAGAGCCCGGGACCCCTTTCAGCATTGGCAAGTTTGCCACGCTTACCCTCCAGGAGCGTCGGGACAAGGGTGCTGACAAAGAGCACAAACGCTACCACAGTCTGGGGAACATCAGCCGGGGCAGCAGTGGCAGTGGTAGCAGCGGAGACAAGGTGGGAGGGCCGGCCCCCCGGGGCCGCCTGGATCCGGCCAAGGTGCTGGGCACAGCCCTGTGCCCTCGAATCCACGAGGTACCCTTATTGGAGCCCCTGGTGTGCAAGAAGATTGCCCAGGAGCGCCTCACCGTCCTCCTGTTCTTGGAGGATTGCATCATCACCGCCTGTCAGGAGGGTCTCATCTGTACCTGGGCCCGGCCTGGCAAAGCT GGCCTCTCCTCCCAGCCTGCCAACTCCCCCAGTGGCACCGTGGTGTGA